The following proteins come from a genomic window of Maribacter sp. HTCC2170:
- the hemL gene encoding glutamate-1-semialdehyde 2,1-aminomutase: MIYKRSSALFSEAKKYIPGGVNSPVRAFKAVGGDPIFVKSAKGAYLYDEDDNRLIDYIASWGPLILGHAFEPVINAVIEKAKKGTSFGMPTEIETELAKLAVSMVPNIDKIRFVNSGTEACMSAVRLARGYTGNDKIIKFAGCYHGHSDSFLIQAGSGAVTFGSPNSPGVTQGTAKDTLLATYNDLESVKALTHANKGEIAAVIIEPVAGNMGCIIPSEEFIKGLRELCTRENILLIFDEVMTGFRLGKGGAQEVLGIDADIVTFGKVIGGGLPVGAFAARSEIMSQLAPDGPVYQAGTLSGNPLAMSAGLAMLTELNNNPEIFWSLADKTAYLHKGLEKVLIENEVSHQINRFGSMISVHFTDEPVIDFTSSAKGNNETFKKYFHGMLEQGVYLPPSAFESYFLNDAISYDDIDQTIIALQKIVDQLK, translated from the coding sequence ATGATCTATAAAAGAAGCAGTGCCTTGTTTTCAGAGGCAAAAAAATATATTCCAGGAGGAGTGAATTCCCCAGTACGTGCTTTTAAGGCTGTTGGGGGAGACCCTATTTTTGTAAAAAGTGCCAAAGGTGCTTATTTATATGATGAGGATGATAATAGGTTAATAGATTATATCGCATCATGGGGTCCATTAATTCTTGGTCATGCATTTGAGCCGGTTATCAATGCAGTAATTGAAAAAGCAAAAAAGGGAACTTCATTTGGTATGCCAACCGAAATAGAAACTGAATTAGCAAAATTAGCAGTTTCAATGGTCCCGAATATTGATAAGATTCGTTTTGTAAATAGTGGAACTGAAGCTTGTATGAGTGCTGTTCGTTTGGCGCGTGGCTATACTGGGAATGATAAAATTATAAAGTTTGCTGGGTGTTATCATGGTCATTCAGATTCGTTTTTGATTCAAGCTGGTAGTGGTGCTGTTACTTTTGGAAGTCCAAATAGTCCTGGTGTTACCCAAGGTACAGCTAAAGATACTTTGCTAGCAACTTACAATGATTTGGAAAGTGTTAAGGCACTTACCCATGCAAATAAAGGTGAAATTGCTGCAGTTATTATAGAACCTGTTGCTGGGAATATGGGTTGTATTATTCCTTCGGAAGAATTTATAAAAGGACTGCGCGAACTTTGTACTCGAGAAAATATACTATTGATTTTTGATGAGGTGATGACAGGTTTCCGATTGGGAAAAGGAGGAGCTCAAGAAGTTTTAGGTATTGATGCAGACATTGTCACTTTTGGAAAAGTAATTGGAGGGGGTTTGCCCGTTGGAGCTTTTGCTGCCCGAAGCGAGATAATGAGTCAGTTGGCACCAGATGGGCCCGTGTACCAAGCTGGGACTTTAAGCGGTAACCCTTTGGCGATGAGTGCAGGACTGGCAATGTTAACCGAACTGAACAACAATCCTGAAATTTTTTGGAGCCTTGCAGATAAAACAGCTTACCTACATAAGGGTCTTGAAAAAGTATTGATAGAAAATGAAGTTTCGCATCAAATTAACCGTTTCGGAAGTATGATATCTGTACATTTTACGGATGAGCCTGTTATTGATTTTACATCTTCCGCCAAAGGGAATAATGAGACTTTTAAGAAATATTTTCATGGTATGCTCGAGCAAGGAGTATATCTACCACCAAGTGCCTTCGAAAGTTATTTTTTAAATGATGCAATCAGTTATGATGATATAGATCAGACAATTATTGCATTACAGAAGATAGTTGACCAATTGAAATAA
- a CDS encoding SLC13 family permease → MNISRKLGLFLGPILFFLFTNLPTILISEKGDAVIAIALWMIIWWITEAVSISVTALLPLILFPLLDIIPIAEVGANYGSPIIFLFFGGFVMALALEKVNLHKRIALTIIKITGTTPNKVVLGFMIATASLSMWISNTASTVVMLPIAMSVIGLLIDDEDGFTKKDKNFALSVMLGIAFSANAGGIATVIGTPPNSVMIGLLENQYNIEISFLKWMVIGVPFSAVMIVISYLVLVKWMFPSGQLKFAASKNVINDELEKLGTMSGKEKMVLIIFGVTVFLWIFRTLINKIFPDLGLSDTIISMIAAVSLFAIPYNLKKGDFLINWGDTHKLAWGILILFGGGLALAKGMNVSGIVDVVANAIASSEISILFTAVLLIFLMLFMTELMSNVALVAVLAPVVAGIAIGLEIPILYLLIPVTMASSCAFMLPMATPPNAIVFASGYIKVHQMARAGIILNLISVAILVVMFQFIIPMLF, encoded by the coding sequence ATGAACATCAGTCGCAAACTGGGTCTTTTTTTAGGTCCAATCCTTTTTTTCTTATTCACCAATCTACCAACTATTTTGATTTCAGAAAAAGGTGATGCCGTAATCGCTATTGCCCTCTGGATGATTATTTGGTGGATTACCGAAGCTGTATCAATTTCAGTAACTGCTTTATTGCCATTGATCCTTTTTCCTTTATTGGATATAATCCCCATAGCCGAAGTTGGGGCCAATTATGGTAGTCCAATAATTTTTCTATTCTTTGGAGGTTTTGTAATGGCATTGGCGTTAGAAAAAGTCAATCTACATAAACGCATAGCACTGACCATTATCAAAATCACAGGGACCACACCCAACAAGGTAGTGCTAGGATTCATGATTGCTACAGCATCTTTAAGTATGTGGATAAGCAATACAGCCAGTACTGTTGTGATGTTACCCATCGCCATGTCGGTTATAGGTTTACTTATAGATGACGAAGATGGTTTCACCAAAAAAGACAAAAATTTCGCATTAAGTGTAATGCTAGGAATTGCATTTTCCGCAAATGCTGGGGGTATTGCAACTGTAATTGGCACACCGCCAAATTCGGTAATGATAGGCTTATTGGAAAATCAATACAACATCGAAATTTCCTTTTTAAAATGGATGGTCATTGGTGTTCCTTTTTCTGCAGTAATGATAGTGATCAGTTATTTAGTCTTGGTCAAATGGATGTTCCCGAGCGGACAACTTAAGTTTGCAGCTTCAAAGAATGTTATCAATGACGAACTAGAAAAATTAGGCACAATGAGTGGAAAAGAAAAAATGGTCCTTATCATTTTTGGTGTGACCGTCTTTCTATGGATATTCAGAACACTGATCAATAAAATCTTTCCAGATCTAGGATTGTCCGATACAATAATAAGTATGATAGCCGCTGTATCCTTATTTGCAATACCCTACAACTTAAAAAAAGGTGATTTCTTGATCAATTGGGGTGACACACATAAACTTGCTTGGGGCATTCTTATTCTTTTTGGCGGTGGTTTGGCTTTGGCCAAAGGCATGAATGTGAGTGGTATCGTCGATGTTGTGGCCAATGCTATTGCCTCAAGTGAAATCAGTATCTTGTTTACAGCTGTTCTTTTGATTTTCTTAATGCTTTTTATGACAGAATTAATGAGCAATGTTGCCTTGGTTGCTGTTTTGGCTCCTGTTGTGGCAGGAATAGCAATAGGTCTAGAAATACCTATATTATATTTATTGATTCCCGTAACAATGGCAAGCAGTTGTGCATTTATGTTACCAATGGCCACACCTCCCAACGCTATTGTATTTGCCAGTGGGTATATCAAAGTGCATCAAATGGCTCGAGCAGGAATTATATTGAATTTAATATCAGTTGCCATACTGGTTGTAATGTTTCAATTTATTATCCCAATGTTGTTCTAA
- a CDS encoding c-type cytochrome domain-containing protein, with protein MDIIKQLLGRLHPLLVHLPIGFIVLGLLLQWYNRKKGQYSQAITLIYFWATISAVLACITGYLQYTSEGYAFDTIKSHLWLGIITALFSFLMYLRLTEKNKIDIIKRIPTKVLVVIILILISCTGHLGGNITHGADYLVEPLPNSMKSALGFETYEEKIITLNNENWEDKIFYEDIIDPILNNKCVSCHNPKKAKGELILSTKEGILNGGENGEIILANNSSESDLFTRLILPDDDEDHMPPKEKKQLTKEDVKLIETWIDMGNPFEATIGELEVHKELFLAYFPKEENYDYPNIAILEANIDSINAIKKVGFHVEKISKESNFLRVSCVNKPDFSNDNLSLLKSITEQIAVLDIGKTLITDNVFEDLSKFPHITILKLDNTLIDGSKVEQLSKLAHLKSLNLTSTKFNASNLKKLESIENLKQVFLHNTNIDPQSIQNLNLPQVIIDLGNYELPGIASDSIIY; from the coding sequence ATGGATATTATAAAACAACTCTTGGGTAGATTGCACCCATTACTTGTTCATTTACCTATAGGTTTCATTGTCCTGGGCTTGCTGTTACAGTGGTACAATCGCAAAAAAGGACAATATAGTCAAGCAATAACATTAATATATTTTTGGGCAACTATCAGTGCTGTGTTGGCATGTATCACAGGTTATTTACAGTATACCAGTGAAGGTTATGCCTTTGATACCATCAAAAGTCATCTTTGGTTGGGCATCATCACCGCATTGTTTTCTTTCCTCATGTATCTACGATTAACAGAGAAAAACAAAATAGATATCATAAAAAGAATTCCTACCAAGGTACTGGTCGTTATTATTTTAATCCTGATTTCATGTACAGGACACTTGGGAGGTAATATTACCCACGGCGCTGATTATTTGGTAGAGCCTCTTCCTAATTCGATGAAATCAGCACTAGGCTTTGAAACCTATGAAGAAAAAATAATAACGCTGAATAATGAAAATTGGGAAGACAAGATTTTTTATGAAGATATAATTGACCCTATTCTAAACAATAAATGTGTAAGTTGTCATAACCCCAAGAAGGCCAAAGGAGAACTTATTTTAAGCACTAAAGAAGGAATTTTGAATGGTGGGGAAAATGGCGAAATTATCTTGGCCAACAATAGTAGCGAAAGCGATCTTTTCACACGATTGATTTTACCTGATGATGATGAAGATCATATGCCTCCCAAAGAAAAAAAGCAACTTACTAAAGAGGACGTTAAACTGATAGAAACATGGATTGACATGGGAAATCCTTTTGAAGCAACGATTGGAGAATTAGAAGTGCATAAGGAGTTGTTCCTAGCCTATTTTCCAAAAGAAGAGAATTATGATTATCCAAATATTGCAATTTTGGAAGCAAATATTGATTCCATCAACGCCATAAAGAAAGTTGGATTTCATGTCGAAAAAATAAGTAAGGAATCTAATTTTCTTCGAGTATCATGCGTAAATAAGCCTGATTTTTCCAATGATAATTTGAGTCTTTTAAAATCCATTACTGAACAAATTGCAGTACTGGATATAGGTAAGACCTTAATAACAGATAATGTTTTTGAGGATTTATCCAAATTCCCCCATATCACAATCTTAAAATTGGATAACACTTTAATAGATGGAAGTAAGGTTGAACAGTTGTCAAAACTTGCTCATTTAAAATCATTAAACCTTACAAGCACAAAGTTCAATGCATCTAATCTGAAGAAATTGGAATCAATCGAAAACCTAAAGCAAGTATTTCTACATAATACAAATATCGACCCTCAGAGCATACAAAATCTTAATCTTCCCCAAGTCATTATTGACTTAGGCAATTACGAATTACCGGGTATAGCCTCAGATTCCATTATCTATTAA
- a CDS encoding sugar phosphate isomerase/epimerase family protein, producing MKQLLLNFFLLLTLSSYSQVDKSIMFFQTNWGNELSWDAFCERTKVSGYDGIEVWFPSEKENQIQLKAALKKYGLAVAFLNGTNRSLPFEDGLEAYKKHFNTLIEWNPVYINCHTGSDFFSFEQNKAFIDAANKISKESGIPIYHETHRGRFSYNLPDTNTYLKAISDLNLTLDISHWMVVHESLLHGQDVLLEEVIEKSKHIHARVGHAEGPQVNDPEAPEWKSALSRHMDIWETVIKKEWRKGNKVVTITTEFGPPNYLPVLPYTRIPVADQWRANVFIMNAIKDRMSLE from the coding sequence ATGAAACAACTTTTACTAAACTTCTTTCTCTTATTAACATTATCCAGTTATAGCCAAGTAGATAAATCGATTATGTTTTTTCAGACCAACTGGGGAAATGAGCTTTCGTGGGATGCCTTTTGCGAGCGAACAAAAGTTTCAGGTTATGATGGTATCGAAGTTTGGTTTCCCTCAGAAAAAGAAAATCAAATACAACTAAAAGCTGCTTTGAAAAAATATGGGTTGGCGGTGGCCTTTCTCAATGGTACAAATAGGTCATTACCCTTTGAGGATGGTCTTGAAGCCTATAAAAAACATTTTAACACCTTGATTGAATGGAATCCTGTATATATTAATTGTCATACTGGTAGCGACTTTTTTTCTTTCGAACAAAACAAAGCCTTTATAGATGCCGCCAATAAAATCAGTAAAGAAAGTGGGATTCCTATTTATCATGAAACCCATAGAGGTAGATTTAGTTACAATTTGCCTGATACCAATACCTATTTAAAAGCAATATCTGATTTAAACCTTACACTGGATATTAGCCATTGGATGGTTGTTCACGAATCGCTTTTACATGGACAGGATGTACTGCTGGAAGAGGTTATTGAGAAATCGAAACATATTCACGCAAGAGTTGGGCATGCTGAAGGACCGCAGGTGAACGACCCCGAAGCTCCAGAATGGAAATCAGCCCTAAGTCGGCATATGGATATTTGGGAAACCGTGATTAAAAAAGAATGGAGGAAAGGAAATAAGGTCGTCACAATAACTACTGAATTCGGTCCTCCGAACTATTTGCCCGTATTACCCTATACGCGTATTCCCGTTGCTGACCAATGGAGGGCCAATGTTTTTATAATGAACGCCATTAAAGACAGAATGTCCCTTGAATAA
- a CDS encoding DUF1501 domain-containing protein, producing MEDLINRLIQEKLARETESKTRRHFLKNCTQGIGGLALSSIFMGCDSFGKPTKKNQITFAERDLNPLATLAPPYSPKVKSIIYLHMAGAPSQLEMFDYKPALQKLDGQDCPQSLLEGKKFAFIKGTPKLMGPQAKFKQEGESGNWVSNYLPHFKKVVDDVAFLKAVHTDQFNHGPAQLFMHTGSARLGRPSIGSWATYGLGSENQNLPGFVVLTSGGNSPDAGKSVWGSGFLPSVYQGVQCRSKGDPVLYIKDPDGITRDLKKSTIDAINKINKEEYLKYADPEILARINQYEMAYRMQIAVPEVMNINNEPEDIKQMYGVEPGKESFANNCLLARKLVEDGVRFVQLFDWGWDTHGNIREGSIDIGLRNKCREIDRPITALILDLKQRGLLDETLIVWGGEFGRTPMQENRGNKKMAFKGRDHHGDAFTMWIAGGGIKKGASHGKTDDIGFSGTEGRVSVHDVHATIMHLLGFDHEQFTFEFQGRHFRLTDVEGEVIKEILA from the coding sequence ATGGAAGATCTTATAAATAGATTGATTCAAGAAAAACTTGCCCGCGAAACCGAGTCAAAAACACGCAGGCATTTTCTGAAAAATTGCACTCAAGGTATTGGGGGGCTTGCGCTGAGCTCCATTTTCATGGGATGTGACTCATTTGGGAAACCCACTAAAAAAAACCAAATTACTTTTGCAGAGCGTGATTTGAATCCACTTGCTACATTGGCTCCTCCTTATAGCCCAAAAGTTAAGTCGATCATTTATCTACATATGGCAGGTGCACCCTCCCAATTGGAAATGTTCGATTATAAACCAGCACTCCAAAAATTGGATGGGCAAGACTGTCCTCAATCGCTTTTAGAGGGTAAAAAATTCGCTTTTATTAAAGGAACTCCCAAACTAATGGGTCCTCAAGCTAAATTCAAACAAGAAGGTGAATCGGGCAACTGGGTTTCCAATTATTTACCTCATTTCAAGAAAGTAGTTGATGATGTTGCCTTTTTAAAGGCTGTTCACACCGATCAATTCAATCATGGTCCCGCACAGCTATTTATGCATACTGGTAGTGCACGATTGGGTCGGCCAAGTATTGGATCTTGGGCCACTTATGGGTTGGGGTCTGAAAATCAGAACTTACCTGGATTTGTAGTGCTAACATCGGGCGGCAATTCACCTGATGCAGGAAAAAGTGTATGGGGAAGTGGGTTTCTACCTTCGGTATATCAAGGAGTTCAATGCCGCTCAAAGGGTGACCCTGTGCTCTACATCAAAGACCCAGATGGGATAACTAGAGACCTTAAAAAAAGTACTATTGATGCCATCAACAAAATCAATAAAGAAGAGTATTTAAAATATGCTGACCCCGAAATTCTGGCTCGCATCAATCAATATGAAATGGCATATCGCATGCAAATTGCGGTACCCGAAGTAATGAACATCAACAATGAACCGGAAGACATAAAGCAGATGTACGGAGTAGAACCTGGAAAGGAATCTTTTGCGAACAACTGCCTTCTGGCCCGTAAATTGGTAGAAGATGGCGTACGTTTTGTGCAACTTTTTGACTGGGGCTGGGACACCCATGGAAATATTCGTGAAGGATCTATCGACATAGGGCTACGTAACAAGTGTAGGGAAATTGACCGCCCTATTACTGCTCTGATACTCGATCTTAAACAAAGGGGCTTGCTAGACGAAACTCTTATAGTTTGGGGCGGTGAATTCGGTAGAACGCCTATGCAAGAGAATCGGGGCAACAAAAAAATGGCATTTAAGGGGAGAGACCATCATGGTGATGCATTTACTATGTGGATAGCCGGCGGAGGTATAAAAAAAGGCGCTTCACATGGTAAAACAGACGACATAGGCTTTTCAGGAACTGAAGGACGGGTTTCGGTGCATGATGTGCATGCTACAATAATGCATTTACTCGGTTTTGATCATGAACAATTCACCTTTGAATTTCAGGGAAGACATTTTAGGTTGACCGATGTCGAAGGGGAAGTTATTAAAGAAATTCTAGCATAG
- a CDS encoding PSD1 and planctomycete cytochrome C domain-containing protein, which yields MKKVVFKVLIALLVLIGLVFLWNNLKPQKEIDFSADIKPILNNHCISCHGGVKKNGGFSLLFEDEALSTTESGQPSIIPGVAHGSEMIKRLTSDDTELRMPYEKPKLSDEEIDLLTRWVDQGAKWGVHWAYTLPEKVEVPIRTSEAGFSSDKASEFLKNSIDNFILTRLDSEEIQPNAPAEKNVIARRLALDITGLPPNQELSKRFENDELSYESLVDSLLTQDTYGEKWATWWLDLARYADSKGYEKDMGRSIWQYRDWVIKAFNRNLPYDQFTIEQLAGDLLPNPSIDQLIATAFHRNTMNNDEGGTDDEEYRMATVIDRVNTTFEVWQSTTIGCVQCHSHPYDPFKHEDYYKLMAYFNNSRDEDTPSESPVLKFYSTENQKQVDKVLEWTSKNGTKNQHTTYKNFLQFTEPVYKSHFFKEFVNSVYDDHASVVFWDDGNCIAENAYTNKASYVYLNYRSHYDGTKMIIREKDANGPILAEFTINKTKKNTTSQFPIQKTDKKVNLYIETHNKSVAKEVNIVNVYWLGFIEDMPGKDLPGWDVVNTAFLNALNANTETVPIMAENPDYMQRTTQVFDRGNWLVKTDTVHPGTPESLNTWNPSWPNDRMGLSKWIVDKKNPLTARTLVNRVWHQIYGRGLVSTIEDIGSQSEPPSHPALLDWLSLRFMNEHNWSIKSLIKEIVLSGTYRQSSESTPEMYQTDPENELYARGPRIRLGAEQIRDQALAVSGLLSNKMYGPGVMPPQPEGVWQTVYNGARWAESKGEDRYRRGVYTYLKRTSPYPSFLTFDAGSREVCTIRRTVTNTPLQALVTLNDPVYLEAAYQLAKNTFEADNINASITKAYETATLSKITSTTLTTLKKLYTNSLSEFTGNLEATELFLHFEEKPTPQLSAMTLVANAIMNLDEFLTKA from the coding sequence ATGAAAAAAGTCGTTTTTAAAGTGCTTATTGCTCTGCTAGTCTTAATTGGCTTAGTTTTTCTGTGGAACAATCTTAAACCTCAAAAAGAAATCGATTTTAGTGCTGATATTAAACCAATTTTAAATAACCACTGCATCTCTTGTCATGGTGGCGTAAAAAAGAATGGTGGCTTTAGTCTTTTGTTCGAAGATGAGGCATTAAGCACTACTGAATCGGGGCAGCCCTCGATTATTCCAGGAGTTGCTCACGGCAGTGAGATGATAAAGCGATTGACTTCGGATGATACTGAACTCAGAATGCCTTATGAGAAACCTAAATTATCTGACGAGGAAATAGATCTTTTAACCCGCTGGGTAGACCAGGGAGCCAAATGGGGTGTACATTGGGCGTACACTCTTCCTGAAAAGGTAGAAGTTCCTATTAGAACTTCAGAAGCAGGTTTTTCATCGGACAAAGCTTCGGAATTCCTAAAAAACAGCATTGATAATTTTATCTTGACTCGACTTGATAGTGAAGAAATCCAACCCAACGCTCCCGCTGAAAAAAATGTTATAGCAAGACGATTGGCTTTGGACATTACCGGTCTACCACCAAATCAAGAACTTTCAAAGCGTTTTGAAAATGATGAACTTTCTTATGAATCTCTGGTTGATAGCCTGTTGACACAAGATACCTATGGCGAAAAATGGGCGACTTGGTGGCTTGATCTTGCGCGCTATGCAGATTCAAAAGGGTATGAAAAAGACATGGGTAGATCCATTTGGCAATACCGGGACTGGGTCATTAAAGCCTTTAACAGGAATTTGCCCTATGATCAATTCACAATTGAACAATTAGCGGGAGATTTATTACCTAACCCTTCTATCGACCAGCTTATCGCTACTGCATTCCATAGAAATACTATGAACAACGATGAAGGTGGTACCGATGATGAAGAATATAGAATGGCCACCGTAATCGACCGGGTGAATACAACATTTGAGGTTTGGCAAAGTACTACTATTGGATGTGTACAGTGTCATAGCCACCCATACGATCCTTTTAAGCATGAAGATTATTATAAGTTGATGGCTTACTTTAATAACTCGCGGGACGAAGATACGCCCAGTGAATCGCCCGTATTGAAATTTTATTCCACAGAAAATCAAAAACAAGTGGACAAAGTTCTCGAATGGACCTCTAAAAATGGAACAAAGAATCAACATACAACCTATAAGAACTTTTTACAGTTTACCGAGCCAGTTTATAAGTCACACTTTTTCAAGGAATTTGTAAATAGTGTATATGATGACCATGCCTCAGTTGTATTTTGGGACGATGGCAATTGTATTGCGGAAAACGCTTATACTAATAAAGCGAGTTACGTATACCTCAATTATCGTTCACATTATGATGGTACAAAGATGATAATTCGAGAGAAAGATGCAAATGGTCCTATTTTGGCCGAATTTACCATTAACAAAACCAAAAAAAATACCACATCCCAGTTTCCAATTCAAAAAACAGATAAGAAGGTCAATCTCTACATTGAAACCCATAACAAATCTGTTGCAAAAGAAGTAAATATTGTGAATGTATATTGGCTAGGGTTTATAGAAGATATGCCAGGGAAAGATCTACCAGGTTGGGATGTAGTAAATACTGCTTTTTTGAATGCCCTAAATGCCAATACTGAAACAGTACCCATTATGGCCGAGAATCCCGATTATATGCAGCGAACTACACAGGTTTTTGATAGAGGAAACTGGCTGGTAAAAACAGATACCGTTCACCCCGGAACGCCGGAATCCCTCAATACATGGAACCCCAGTTGGCCAAATGATCGTATGGGACTTTCAAAATGGATTGTGGACAAAAAAAATCCATTGACAGCGCGCACCTTGGTGAACCGTGTGTGGCATCAAATCTATGGGCGAGGCCTTGTGTCTACAATTGAGGATATAGGGTCTCAATCCGAACCACCCTCACATCCTGCATTATTGGATTGGCTCTCATTACGATTTATGAACGAACATAATTGGAGCATAAAATCACTGATTAAAGAAATCGTGTTATCGGGCACCTATCGCCAAAGTTCTGAGAGTACCCCAGAGATGTATCAAACAGATCCAGAAAATGAATTGTATGCGCGAGGTCCAAGAATACGCCTGGGTGCCGAACAAATTCGGGATCAAGCCTTGGCAGTTTCCGGACTATTAAGTAACAAAATGTATGGTCCGGGAGTAATGCCACCACAACCTGAAGGTGTCTGGCAGACCGTATATAATGGTGCCAGATGGGCCGAAAGCAAAGGTGAAGATCGCTACCGCAGGGGCGTTTACACCTATTTGAAACGAACGAGTCCGTACCCTTCATTTTTAACCTTTGATGCCGGTAGTAGAGAAGTGTGTACAATTCGAAGAACTGTGACCAATACTCCATTACAGGCCCTTGTGACCTTAAACGACCCTGTTTATCTTGAAGCTGCATATCAATTGGCAAAAAATACTTTTGAAGCAGATAATATCAATGCAAGTATCACAAAGGCCTATGAAACAGCTACCCTTTCTAAAATAACTTCTACAACTCTTACTACTTTGAAAAAGTTGTATACAAACTCTTTGAGTGAATTTACTGGTAATTTGGAAGCCACCGAACTATTTCTTCATTTTGAAGAAAAACCAACGCCACAACTAAGTGCTATGACCCTAGTGGCCAATGCCATTATGAATTTGGATGAATTTTTAACGAAAGCCTAA
- the lysS gene encoding lysine--tRNA ligase, translated as MQLSEQEVIRREKLTKLRELGINPYPAALYPVDATSNSIKQNYEEGKKVIISGRLMSRRIQGKASFAELQDSEGRIQVYFNRDEICVGEDKTKYNEVYKKLLDIGDIIGIEGELFTTQVGEKTVMVKDFSMLSKALRPLPLPKKDGEGNVYDEFNDPELRYRQRYIDLVVNPSVRETFIKRTKITNSIREFLNNKGYLEVETPILQPIPGGAAARPFLTHHNALNIPLYLRIANELYLKRLIVGGFDGVYEFAKDFRNEGMDRTHNPEFTMIELYVAYKDYNWMMGMTEQLLEKVAKDATGSTKVTVGDKEIDFKAPYPRVPILDAIKTHTGFDVSAMNEAQLREVCKKLHLEVDESFGRGKLIDEIFGEKCEHLYVQPTFITDYPKEMSPLTKAHRSKPGLTERFELMVNGSELANAYSELNDPIDQRERFEHQLALAQKGDDEATQFIDYDFLRALEYGMPPTSGIGIGIDRLVMFMTNNSSIQEVLFFPQMRPEKKQIELTEEEKTILDLLKPEGEMDLAELKSKAGLSGKKWDKSMKGLSKHDLIKVVVDGPSKTVHLKS; from the coding sequence ATGCAACTTTCGGAACAAGAAGTAATAAGGAGGGAAAAATTGACAAAACTAAGGGAATTGGGTATCAACCCTTATCCCGCAGCTTTATATCCTGTTGATGCAACATCAAATAGCATCAAACAGAATTATGAAGAGGGCAAAAAAGTTATAATTTCTGGTAGATTAATGTCTCGCCGTATTCAGGGAAAAGCATCATTTGCAGAATTACAAGATAGTGAAGGTCGTATTCAGGTTTATTTCAATAGAGATGAAATTTGTGTTGGCGAGGACAAAACCAAATACAATGAAGTTTATAAAAAATTACTTGATATAGGCGACATCATCGGAATTGAAGGTGAACTCTTCACCACCCAAGTTGGTGAAAAAACCGTAATGGTGAAGGATTTCAGCATGCTTAGTAAAGCATTGCGACCTTTGCCACTACCGAAGAAAGATGGTGAGGGTAATGTATATGATGAATTCAACGACCCAGAATTAAGGTACCGTCAACGCTATATTGATTTGGTTGTAAACCCTTCTGTCAGGGAAACCTTTATTAAACGAACCAAGATTACCAATAGCATACGTGAGTTTTTAAATAACAAGGGGTATTTAGAGGTAGAAACCCCTATTCTACAGCCCATTCCAGGAGGTGCAGCTGCACGACCATTTCTTACCCATCATAATGCGCTGAACATTCCTTTATATTTAAGAATTGCCAATGAATTATATCTAAAACGATTAATTGTCGGAGGTTTTGATGGGGTATACGAATTTGCTAAGGACTTTAGGAATGAAGGTATGGACCGCACCCACAATCCCGAATTCACAATGATCGAATTGTATGTGGCGTATAAAGATTATAATTGGATGATGGGCATGACGGAACAGTTGCTTGAAAAAGTGGCTAAAGATGCTACCGGTAGTACCAAGGTTACCGTTGGCGACAAGGAAATTGATTTTAAAGCCCCTTACCCGAGGGTCCCTATCCTAGATGCCATTAAAACCCATACGGGCTTTGACGTATCGGCAATGAACGAAGCCCAGTTGCGTGAAGTATGCAAAAAGCTTCATTTGGAAGTAGATGAGAGTTTTGGGCGTGGAAAACTAATCGATGAAATTTTTGGTGAGAAGTGTGAGCATTTATATGTACAACCTACTTTCATCACCGACTATCCCAAGGAAATGAGTCCGTTGACGAAGGCGCATCGATCTAAACCTGGACTTACAGAACGTTTTGAACTGATGGTCAACGGAAGCGAATTAGCCAATGCTTATTCTGAACTAAATGACCCCATAGATCAACGAGAGCGCTTTGAACATCAATTGGCGCTTGCACAAAAAGGAGATGATGAGGCGACCCAATTCATTGATTATGATTTTCTTCGTGCCTTGGAATATGGTATGCCCCCAACATCTGGTATTGGCATCGGAATAGACCGCCTTGTGATGTTTATGACAAATAATTCTTCAATTCAGGAAGTATTGTTTTTCCCGCAGATGCGACCAGAGAAAAAACAGATTGAACTGACCGAAGAAGAAAAAACAATTCTAGATCTTCTAAAACCAGAAGGCGAGATGGATTTGGCAGAGCTAAAATCTAAAGCCGGACTCAGTGGCAAAAAATGGGATAAATCAATGAAAGGTTTATCAAAACATGATTTAATCAAGGTTGTTGTTGATGGCCCTTCTAAGACCGTCCATCTGAAATCTTAG